A genome region from Panicum virgatum strain AP13 chromosome 4K, P.virgatum_v5, whole genome shotgun sequence includes the following:
- the LOC120702134 gene encoding berberine bridge enzyme-like Cyn d 4, whose amino-acid sequence MAIVRRSLALPLLAAFFAVLHRAASAAPAAPSPDTSSFLRCLAADLPPQVLHTNASPSYTSVLESSIKNLLFVAPATPTPVAIVKAAGASHVQAAVRCGARHGVRVRPRSGGHDYEGLSYRALSAARPFAVVDLAALRAVRVDAGRRTAWIGSGATLGELYYAIANRSARLGFPGGVGPTVGVGGHLSGGGFGLLLRKHGLAADHVVDAVIVDAEGRLLDRVAMGEDLFWAIRGGGGGSFGVVLRWKLRLVRVPATVAVFTVHRARNQSATALLARWQRVAPALPRDVFLRAVLQNQDAQFESLYLGPCAGLVAAMAARFPELGVTPRDCVEMAWIESVLYFAFYGAGKPREQLLDRGAGPERYFKAKSDYVSAPVPSHAWESAWRWLLRDGAGLLILDPYGGRMGGVSPSATPFPHRRELFNLQYYGFWFENGTGVAEKHVGWVRGVHREMEPYVSRNPRGAYVNYRDLDLGVNGDDDDGGEGGYEKARAWGEAYFKANFERLAAVKAKVDPHDFFRNEQSIPPLPSSRKGL is encoded by the coding sequence ATGGCCATTGTCCGGCGGAGCCTTGCGCTACCACTCCTCGCGGCTTTCTTCGCCGTCCTGCACCGTGCGGCCTCCGCTGCACCGGCTGCTCCGTCGCCGGATACCTCGTCCTTCCTTcgctgcctcgccgccgacctccCCCCGCAGGTCCTCCACACGAACGCGTCCCCGTCGTACACGTCCGTCCTCGAGTCCTCCATCAAGAACCTGCTGTTCGTGGCGCCGGCGACCCCGACGCCGGTCGCCATCGTCAAGGCGGCCGGCGCCTCCCACGTCCAGGCCGCCGTGCGCTGCGGCGCGCGCCACGGCGTCCGCGTGCGCCCGCGCAGCGGCGGCCACGACTACGAGGGCCTGTCCTACCGCGCCCTGAGCGCGGCGCGCCCCTTCGCCGTCGTCGACCTGGCCGCGCTCCGCGCCGTCCGCGTCGACGCCGGGCGCCGGACGGCGTGGATCGGCTCCGGCGCGACGCTCGGCGAGCTCTACTACGCGATCGCCAACCGCAGCGCGCGCCTCGGGTTCCCCGGCGGGGTCGGCCCGACGGTGGGCGTCGGCGGCCACCTCAGCGGGGGCGGCTTCGGGCTCCTGCTGCGGAAGCACGGCCTCGCCGCGGACCACGTGGTCGACGCCGTCATCGTCGACGCCGAGGGGAGGCTCCTGGACCGGGTCGCCATGGGGGAGGACCTCTTCTGGGCcatccggggcggcggcggcgggagcttcGGCGTCGTGCTGCGCTGGAAGCTGCGGCTGGTGCGCGTGCCGGCGACCGTCGCGGTGTTCACCGTCCACCGCGCCAGGAACCAGTCCGCGACCGCGCTCCTCGCCCGGTGGCAGCGCGTGGCGCCGGCGCTGCCCCGCGACGTCTTCCTCCGCGCCGTGCTCCAGAACCAGGACGCGCAGTTCGAGTCCCTCTACCTCGGCCCGTGCGCCGGCCTCGTCGCGGCGATGGCCGCGAGATTCCCGGAGCTCGGCGTGACACCGCGGGACTGCGTCGAGATGGCGTGGATCGAGTCGGTGCTCTACTTCGCCTTCTACGGCGCGGGGAAGCCGAGGGAGCAGCTCCTGGACCGGGGCGCCGGGCCGGAGCGCTACTTCAAGGCCAAGTCGGACTACGTGAGCGCGCCCGTGCCGAGCCACGCGTGGGAGAGCGCGTGGCGCTGGCTCCTCAGGGACGGCGCCGGGCTGCTCATCCTGGACCCCTACGGCGGCAGGATGGGCGGCGTGTCGCCGTCGGCGACGCCGTTCCCGCACCGGCGGGAGCTCTTCAACCTCCAGTACTACGGGTTCTGGTTCGAGAACGGGACGGGGGTGGCGGAGAAGCATGTGGGGTGGGTCAGGGGGGTGCACCGGGAGATGGAGCCGTACGTGAGCAGGAATCCCAGGGGCGCGTACGTCAACTACAGGGACTTGGACCTCGGCGTGAacggtgacgacgacgacggtggcGAGGGTGGCTACGAGAAGGCGAGAGCTTGGGGGGAGGCGTACTTCAAGGCGAACTTCGAGAGGCTTGCCGCGGTAAAGGCTAAGGTGGATCCCCATGACTTCTTCAGGAACGAGCAGAGCATTCCTCCGCTTCCGTCGTCCCGGaaaggcttgtag